From one Brevibacterium sp. 'Marine' genomic stretch:
- a CDS encoding LuxR family transcriptional regulator: MSLSGPNPVPLGSAFPAAEDPQGYGKLSDVSGRTTHIPPVAPSRRLFGYESELSTVVDALSGQKHLGALIIGAAGVGKTALVNTALSRLDPDLSVTRLRGSENARARNLGIFEILLSREGIDTDLPPGRALSVIGDLFERRAAGGRSLVVVDNADLVDDHSLAVLAQLTDARRITLVIAAESARPPVDLIAGLWLAGNVVRIDLDGIDEADAVAMITSIGLMETETRSVSELTALAHGNPRLLERLLFGRSRTSGVETAIARVDQSSREVIETVSLIEAVPYDVLVGLTSPQTIDALAEDGLLSISKGRGGEVSMHEPVTAENVRAAVPPSRSLELLTRFDSVVDRSALHGRALFGCAAWSISLGRVPPPEQVREAAGWGNAQGRYLEAAEIVRTSGYRGSEIDLELARCEWGAGRLRQAREIMDPLVSEACLNPDASKHEYLSRLASMELRLVDPRRPEDLRLDWVRDTLSLPIDIGRLDATRARFELKGGRIAAACALAESVYLNHACSVRHRLRACAFLGVAEVMAGHIELGLSYIAQARLMFGLPGPESFEREDAVPQFFVANFIAGNWAEARTAMDELTSSRRLTRLTNALIDLRTGNAAKAHRIFSELNLGADPCDIVDIAGMARSALSFSAVLTHQRSEVVPIAVDEGSDASRHSWWASFEARLFDLQALAQTSPGPAGPQLYELGAWADEHGAHTLACLAWLEAGRLGHEQAIGCLAASAGRVDGALGRLLRAVSHAFSTGDLQALITAAREALLFGAVVLCAQLSGEARQRAVAEGDAAATKEARILLGRSRRELDFGSDGKLFHENLTELEEAIITGVVDGRTSAGIGVELHLSARTVEWHLGRLYRRVHVANRQELREVVTEWLRN, from the coding sequence CCGGGCAGAAGCATCTGGGCGCACTCATCATCGGCGCGGCGGGCGTCGGGAAGACCGCGTTGGTCAACACCGCACTCTCTCGTCTCGACCCCGATCTGTCGGTCACCCGTCTGCGCGGCTCGGAGAATGCGCGGGCCAGAAACCTCGGAATCTTCGAAATCCTGCTGTCACGGGAGGGCATCGACACGGACCTCCCACCCGGTCGAGCGCTGTCGGTGATCGGTGACCTGTTCGAACGCAGAGCCGCGGGCGGGCGCTCTCTGGTCGTCGTCGACAATGCCGATCTCGTCGACGATCATTCCCTCGCAGTGCTGGCTCAGCTGACGGATGCACGCAGGATCACGCTCGTCATCGCCGCCGAATCCGCACGCCCGCCGGTCGATCTCATCGCCGGCCTGTGGCTGGCCGGAAACGTCGTCAGGATCGATCTGGACGGTATCGACGAGGCGGATGCGGTGGCGATGATCACCAGCATCGGACTCATGGAGACCGAGACGAGATCGGTCTCGGAGCTGACCGCCCTGGCCCATGGCAATCCGCGGCTGCTCGAGAGGCTGCTGTTCGGACGGAGCCGGACCAGCGGGGTCGAAACCGCGATCGCCCGGGTCGATCAGTCCAGTCGAGAGGTCATCGAAACCGTCTCTCTCATCGAAGCGGTGCCCTATGACGTGCTCGTCGGACTCACCAGTCCGCAGACGATCGACGCTCTGGCGGAGGACGGTCTGCTCTCGATCTCGAAAGGGCGAGGGGGAGAGGTGAGCATGCACGAACCCGTCACGGCTGAGAATGTCCGCGCCGCGGTTCCGCCTTCTCGCAGTCTCGAACTGCTCACTCGGTTCGATTCCGTGGTCGACCGTTCGGCTCTCCATGGTCGGGCGCTCTTCGGCTGCGCCGCGTGGTCGATCTCCTTGGGGCGAGTGCCGCCTCCCGAACAGGTGCGGGAGGCCGCGGGCTGGGGGAACGCACAGGGCAGGTACCTCGAAGCCGCGGAGATCGTCCGGACCAGCGGCTACCGCGGCTCCGAAATCGACCTCGAGCTCGCCCGCTGCGAGTGGGGAGCAGGCCGTCTCAGGCAGGCCAGGGAGATCATGGACCCGCTCGTCTCCGAAGCATGTCTGAATCCGGATGCCTCAAAGCACGAGTACCTGTCCCGACTCGCCTCCATGGAACTGAGGCTGGTGGACCCACGGAGGCCCGAGGATCTGCGGCTGGACTGGGTCCGGGACACGCTTTCGCTGCCGATCGACATCGGCCGCCTGGACGCGACGCGTGCTCGATTCGAACTCAAAGGGGGTCGGATCGCCGCTGCCTGCGCTCTGGCCGAAAGCGTCTATCTCAACCACGCGTGTTCGGTGCGCCACCGTCTCAGGGCGTGTGCGTTCCTCGGCGTGGCAGAAGTGATGGCCGGGCACATCGAACTGGGGCTGAGCTATATCGCCCAAGCCCGGCTCATGTTCGGACTTCCCGGGCCCGAATCGTTCGAACGGGAAGATGCCGTCCCGCAGTTCTTCGTGGCGAACTTCATCGCCGGCAACTGGGCCGAGGCGCGAACGGCAATGGATGAACTGACGTCCAGCCGACGGCTGACCAGACTGACGAACGCGCTCATCGACCTGCGTACCGGCAACGCGGCGAAGGCTCACCGCATCTTCAGCGAACTCAACCTCGGTGCCGACCCCTGCGACATCGTCGATATAGCGGGAATGGCCAGGTCGGCGCTGTCTTTCTCCGCGGTGCTGACACATCAGCGGAGCGAAGTCGTCCCGATCGCCGTCGACGAGGGCTCCGACGCCAGTCGGCACTCGTGGTGGGCGTCCTTCGAAGCCAGACTCTTCGACCTTCAGGCATTGGCGCAGACGTCGCCCGGGCCCGCAGGCCCGCAACTGTACGAGCTCGGGGCCTGGGCGGACGAGCACGGCGCGCACACTCTTGCCTGCCTCGCCTGGCTCGAAGCCGGCCGGCTCGGACATGAGCAGGCCATCGGCTGCCTGGCGGCGTCGGCCGGCAGGGTCGATGGTGCCCTCGGTCGTCTGCTGCGTGCTGTGTCTCATGCCTTCAGCACAGGCGATCTGCAGGCGCTCATCACCGCGGCCCGTGAGGCGCTGCTCTTCGGCGCCGTCGTGCTCTGCGCCCAACTGTCCGGCGAGGCCCGACAGCGCGCCGTCGCCGAAGGCGATGCCGCAGCCACCAAAGAAGCCCGGATCCTGCTGGGGCGGAGTCGGCGCGAGCTCGACTTCGGCAGTGATGGAAAGCTGTTCCATGAGAACTTGACCGAGCTCGAAGAAGCAATCATCACCGGTGTCGTCGACGGCCGGACGAGCGCCGGGATCGGAGTGGAGCTGCACCTGTCGGCCCGAACCGTCGAATGGCACCTCGGCCGTCTCTACCGCCGAGTGCACGTGGCCAATCGGCAGGAGCTGCGAGAGGTGGTGACGGAATGGCTGAGGAACTGA